In Clupea harengus chromosome 1, Ch_v2.0.2, whole genome shotgun sequence, one DNA window encodes the following:
- the LOC105905740 gene encoding 4-galactosyl-N-acetylglucosaminide 3-alpha-L-fucosyltransferase 9-like: protein MTSTDIPKKWVIIFLLSLFLLVFYISKIEWTKTSDLPQKSPAVHSARENSTNEKDTILLIWFWPFNRKFDLNACESEFHIKDCQLTDDRRLYSSADGVLIHHRDIARDLSNLPKLPRPYFQKWIWMLFESPQNSQRVPGLDNLFNVTMNYRQDADIVVREQLELKPQETEEEPLKNKSKKVCWIVSNWNENHARVKYFNELKKHIAVEAFGNHFQRTLSKEEYTQTMESCKFYLSFENTHERSDHTAIDYITEKLYNPLRLGAVPVVLGPPRHSYEKFIPKDSFIHVDDFNNPKELADYLNMLDQDEDKYHQFFSWQKHFRVTKVNFPLEHACRACQYIQNKKSFQVFTNLNKWYWG from the coding sequence CTTCAGATTTACCTCAGAAATCACCAGCTGTCCACTCTGCAAGGGAAAACAGTACTAATGAAAAAGATACCATTCTCCTCATCTGGTTTTGGCCTTTCAACAGAAAATTTGACCTGAACGCTTGTGAATCAGAATTTCATATCAAAGACTGCCAACTCACCGATGACAGACGTCTGTACTCCAGCGCTGACGGAGTGCTCATCCACCACAGAGATATTGCCAGGGATCTGTCAAATTTACCCAAACTGCCACGCCCATACTTCCAAAAATGGATATGGATGCTCTTTGAGTCTCCTCAGAATTCGCAAAGAGTTCCAGGGCTGGACAACCTGTTCAACGTCACGATGAACTACCGGCAGGATGCTGACATTGTCGTGCGTGAGCAGCTGGAGCTAAAACCCCAAGAAACTGAGGAGGAGCCactgaaaaataaatctaaaaaggTTTGCTGGATTGTAAGCAACTGGAATGAGAATCATGCACGAGTGAAATATTTTAATGAACTTAAAAAGCACATCGCTGTTGAGGCATTTGGCAATCATTTTCAACGTACGCTTAGTAAAGAGGAGTATACACAGACCATGGAAAGCTGTAAGTTCTACCTTTCATTTGAGAATACACATGAACGTTCAGACCACACAGCAATTGACTACATAACTGAGAAACTATACAATCCACTCCGTTTGGGAGCAGTACCTGTGGTTTTAGGGCCACCTAGACATTCATATGAGAAGTTCATACCCAAAGATAGCTTCATTCACGTGGATGACTTCAATAACCCAAAAGAGCTGGCGGACTATTTAAACATGCTGGATCAGGATGAAGATAAGTATCACCAGTTCTTCAGTTGGCAAAAGCACTTCAGAGTGACCAAAGTCAACTTTCCACTGGAGCACGCATGCCGGGCATGTCAGTATATCCAAAACAAGAAAAGCTTTCAAGTTTTCACTAATCTCAACAAATGGTACTGGGGATAA